One Pseudonocardia abyssalis DNA segment encodes these proteins:
- a CDS encoding helix-turn-helix domain-containing protein — MADRRLLRTSEVATALGVDRSTVYRWMQAGVISPEVTTHGGQARFDLDTVRMQLAAASEKDDTPS, encoded by the coding sequence GTGGCAGACCGGCGACTTCTACGGACGAGCGAGGTAGCAACCGCTCTAGGTGTCGACCGGTCGACTGTGTACCGGTGGATGCAGGCGGGGGTGATCTCCCCGGAGGTCACCACACACGGAGGTCAGGCACGCTTCGACCTGGACACGGTGCGGATGCAGCTAGCCGCTGCTAGCGAGAAAGACGACACGCCTTCCTAG